A stretch of the Porifericola rhodea genome encodes the following:
- a CDS encoding sigma-54-dependent transcriptional regulator — MDKKDKKLLIIDDDTDVLSTARMFLKQFFLQVDTEKDPTQINSLVSRSRYDLILLDMNFRRGEHNGREGLYWLERILTIAPHTAVVLITAYGDIELAVEAMRLGATDFVLKPWKNAKLLDSINKALSKQGGQKSTMLKPDPPQMIAQSAAMLQVLDMIDKVAATDANVLILGENGTGKALVAQALHQKSLRRQGPLVSVDMGAIPENLVESELFGHQKGAFTDAYQDKAGKFEAAEGGTLLLDEIGNLPPSQQVKLLSVLQNRSFSRVGSNVSTPLNIRLICATNMSLYDMAKENESFRQDLLYRINTVEIVVPSLRNRKEDIPLLGAHFLKIYGEKYSKPYVKLSAAATKKLQRYNWPGNVRELQHAIERAVILSQDDSLQAEDFVLSQIDKPMHNVNLSDDQPQTLDDNERLFIQKALARNHGNVTHTAKELGLTRTALYRRLDKYGL; from the coding sequence GTGGATAAGAAGGATAAAAAACTTTTGATCATAGACGATGATACTGATGTACTTAGCACTGCCCGCATGTTTCTTAAGCAGTTCTTTTTACAGGTAGATACCGAGAAAGATCCTACACAAATTAACAGTCTGGTTTCTCGTAGCAGGTATGATTTGATTCTGCTGGATATGAACTTTAGAAGAGGAGAGCACAACGGACGCGAAGGGCTCTACTGGCTGGAACGTATACTTACTATCGCGCCTCATACCGCAGTGGTACTAATAACTGCTTATGGAGATATAGAACTGGCTGTGGAAGCCATGCGCCTGGGCGCGACTGATTTTGTGCTTAAGCCCTGGAAAAATGCTAAGCTGCTGGACAGCATAAATAAAGCATTGAGTAAACAGGGCGGGCAAAAAAGCACTATGCTGAAGCCGGATCCTCCTCAAATGATTGCCCAATCTGCGGCTATGCTTCAGGTACTTGATATGATAGACAAAGTAGCTGCTACCGATGCCAATGTACTGATACTAGGTGAAAACGGCACCGGAAAAGCATTGGTAGCTCAGGCGCTTCATCAAAAATCTTTACGAAGGCAGGGACCACTGGTGAGCGTTGATATGGGAGCCATACCCGAAAACCTGGTAGAAAGTGAACTTTTTGGGCATCAGAAAGGCGCATTTACGGATGCATACCAGGATAAGGCCGGTAAGTTTGAAGCTGCCGAAGGCGGTACCCTTTTGCTGGATGAGATTGGTAACCTTCCGCCAAGCCAACAGGTAAAGTTGCTTAGCGTGCTACAAAATCGCAGTTTTAGCCGAGTAGGTAGCAATGTGAGTACCCCCCTGAACATACGGCTAATCTGTGCTACTAACATGTCCCTTTATGATATGGCTAAAGAAAATGAAAGCTTTCGTCAGGATTTACTCTACCGAATTAATACCGTAGAAATAGTTGTGCCCTCTTTAAGAAATCGTAAAGAAGATATACCTCTGCTTGGCGCTCACTTTCTTAAAATTTACGGAGAAAAATATAGTAAGCCTTATGTAAAGTTGAGTGCAGCCGCCACAAAAAAACTACAGCGCTACAACTGGCCGGGCAATGTACGAGAGCTTCAGCATGCCATTGAGCGAGCCGTAATACTGAGCCAGGACGACAGCTTACAGGCAGAGGACTTTGTGCTGAGCCAGATAGATAAACCTATGCACAATGTCAATTTAAGCGATGACCAACCCCAAACTCTGGATGATAACGAAAGACTGTTCATTCAAAAGGCTCTGGCACGTAACCATGGTAATGTAACCCATACAGCTAAAGAACTAGGGCTTACTCGTACTGCCCTTTACCGCAGGCTGGACAAGTACGGGCTATAA
- a CDS encoding sensor histidine kinase yields the protein MKSFSLNIIIRVLLLLASLTALAYIFGRVELFFNHIILIVIIGVQIYELTYYVQRTNREIAKLLLSIKNSDFTINFSPRKNDRHFKELNAACREIIEAYKQVRIEKEAQFAYLKLIVKYINVGIISLKDEDEIVLMNQPALDILQTDSFHYWRNLKHSHPGFVQEVELLKENESRLIEVKVNGKIKRLSAHLSSAILLGESYRILTFQDIEQEINQSELDAWHKLIRILTHEIMNSVTPISSLTETMLMLLYHKEGILKSSNQLNDELVEDLAFSLRTIQKRSDGLLGFVEDYRKLSRIPLPQKEILMVEEILESTTQLMRAELKKNNIELSIHIAKEGLVLNADRKQLEQILINLISNSIQAMANNPAPKLELSAYEEGGQLLIIVKDNGTGISEDKLNQIFIPFFSTKAQGSGIGLSLSRNMMSQHGGKIQVNSVPGQSTSFSLSFPNTTATADTTLF from the coding sequence ATGAAATCTTTTTCGCTAAATATCATCATCAGAGTGCTTCTCCTGCTGGCATCACTTACGGCGCTAGCCTACATTTTTGGGAGAGTAGAGCTATTTTTTAACCATATCATTCTGATTGTAATTATTGGAGTGCAGATATATGAGCTTACTTATTATGTTCAGAGAACGAACAGGGAGATAGCTAAACTATTGCTTTCCATCAAAAATTCTGACTTTACCATAAACTTTAGCCCTCGTAAAAATGATCGTCATTTTAAAGAGTTAAATGCGGCCTGTAGAGAAATTATAGAAGCGTACAAACAAGTTAGAATTGAGAAAGAAGCCCAGTTTGCTTATCTCAAGCTCATAGTTAAGTATATAAATGTAGGTATCATATCTCTTAAAGATGAAGATGAGATTGTACTTATGAACCAGCCTGCGCTGGATATATTACAGACCGACAGTTTCCATTACTGGAGAAACCTTAAGCATAGCCACCCCGGCTTTGTACAGGAGGTAGAGCTGCTCAAAGAAAATGAGAGTCGGCTCATAGAGGTTAAGGTAAATGGAAAGATCAAAAGGTTATCCGCCCACCTAAGCTCAGCCATACTGCTGGGAGAATCGTACCGTATCCTTACCTTTCAGGATATTGAGCAGGAAATTAACCAGAGTGAACTTGATGCCTGGCATAAGTTAATACGCATACTCACCCATGAGATTATGAATTCTGTTACTCCTATATCTTCATTAACGGAGACTATGCTTATGCTGCTCTACCATAAAGAAGGGATACTTAAAAGTAGTAATCAACTGAATGATGAGCTGGTAGAAGATCTCGCCTTCTCTTTACGTACCATTCAGAAGCGAAGCGATGGTCTGCTGGGTTTTGTGGAAGATTACCGTAAGTTAAGTAGAATTCCACTGCCTCAGAAGGAGATATTAATGGTAGAAGAAATTCTGGAAAGCACCACCCAGCTTATGCGTGCCGAACTTAAAAAAAACAATATTGAGCTTAGTATACATATTGCAAAAGAAGGCCTGGTACTTAATGCCGACCGTAAGCAGCTGGAGCAAATTCTTATTAACCTGATTTCTAATAGCATACAGGCAATGGCAAACAATCCTGCTCCCAAACTAGAGCTATCTGCTTATGAAGAAGGCGGGCAGCTGCTAATTATTGTAAAAGACAATGGCACAGGCATAAGCGAAGATAAGCTCAACCAGATTTTTATACCTTTCTTTTCTACCAAAGCTCAGGGTTCAGGCATAGGGCTAAGCTTATCCAGAAACATGATGAGTCAACACGGAGGAAAGATACAAGTGAACTCAGTACCTGGCCAGTCCACCAGCTTTTCTTTGAGCTTTCCTAACACAACAGCTACAGCAGACACTACGCTTTTCTAG
- a CDS encoding neutral/alkaline non-lysosomal ceramidase N-terminal domain-containing protein yields the protein MIKKFIYGILILLLGLLVLLIACVAPIDYTAYQEQAYYRASLQAMDSLEKVLPPLKGDTVEAGWSKKNITPTQPAKLMGYGWKGEYERVHDSLKVHTVVFTNGVQSVAVLSYDLMIVHPDLAKAIHLAVEEADLPLRNIYFSAVHTHNGFGEWAEGVGGLLTAGGYDDELVQYVARQSVASIEEALHKRRPVKIGYAEFEVPALVKNRLIKEGEVDDKLRVIKLTQDSGKTALLCTYSAHATFLNSKRMDLSADYPSALRQYLEADSTVAFASFAAGAVGSHSAVREGEFSYEKMEAYARQLATPLLNGLGSIIGEYTTQLLYVEAPLYMGEPQLKLISGWRVRPWLYHAVLGEHKPYLSGLRLGEINMLGVPADYSGMLYQKLNKHDYPLVVSSFNGNYMGYVIPDEYYKQAHREARELNWYGPYTGSYVTEMMNRLNHILIKAD from the coding sequence GTGATCAAAAAGTTTATATACGGTATACTGATTCTTCTGTTGGGCCTTTTGGTATTGCTGATAGCTTGTGTCGCTCCTATTGATTATACAGCTTATCAGGAGCAGGCTTACTATCGGGCCAGCCTGCAAGCCATGGATAGCCTGGAAAAAGTTTTACCTCCACTAAAAGGGGATACGGTTGAAGCCGGCTGGAGCAAGAAGAACATCACTCCTACCCAACCTGCCAAGCTTATGGGGTATGGCTGGAAAGGAGAATACGAAAGAGTACACGACTCTCTTAAGGTGCATACTGTAGTATTTACTAATGGTGTTCAATCTGTAGCGGTTCTTTCCTATGATTTGATGATTGTGCACCCTGATCTCGCAAAAGCTATTCACCTGGCAGTAGAAGAGGCAGACCTACCTCTACGAAACATTTACTTTTCTGCTGTGCATACACATAATGGTTTTGGCGAATGGGCAGAAGGGGTAGGAGGACTACTTACGGCCGGTGGTTATGACGATGAACTGGTGCAGTACGTGGCACGGCAAAGTGTAGCTTCTATAGAAGAAGCCTTACATAAAAGAAGACCAGTTAAGATCGGTTATGCTGAATTTGAAGTGCCCGCTCTGGTGAAGAACCGACTGATCAAAGAGGGAGAGGTAGACGATAAGCTTAGGGTAATAAAACTGACACAAGACTCTGGAAAGACGGCTCTTTTATGTACGTACTCTGCTCACGCCACTTTTTTAAATAGCAAACGTATGGATTTGTCTGCCGATTATCCTTCGGCGCTCCGGCAGTATCTGGAGGCTGACAGCACTGTAGCTTTTGCCAGCTTTGCGGCCGGAGCAGTAGGTAGCCATAGTGCAGTACGCGAAGGTGAGTTTAGCTACGAAAAAATGGAAGCCTATGCTCGCCAGTTGGCAACGCCTTTGCTAAATGGTTTGGGTAGTATTATTGGTGAGTATACCACTCAACTTTTATATGTTGAGGCGCCTCTTTACATGGGTGAGCCTCAGCTAAAATTAATAAGCGGTTGGAGAGTACGCCCCTGGCTTTATCATGCTGTGTTGGGTGAACATAAGCCTTATCTAAGTGGACTTAGGTTGGGTGAAATAAATATGTTGGGGGTGCCTGCAGATTATTCCGGTATGTTGTATCAGAAACTTAACAAGCATGATTATCCTTTGGTGGTAAGTAGCTTCAATGGCAACTACATGGGTTATGTTATTCCGGATGAGTATTATAAGCAAGCCCACCGTGAAGCCAGAGAGCTCAACTGGTATGGACCCTACACTGGTTCTTACGTTACTGAAATGATGAATCGCCTCAACCATATTCTGATCAAAGCAGACTAA
- the fucP gene encoding L-fucose:H+ symporter permease: MSNQPKTPILPFVLITSLFLMWGLANNMTDTLLAAFKRIMSMSDFQTSWIQIAFYGSYFCLALPAALIIKRFTYKSGVLLGLGLFIGGSLLFYPASQTMVYGHFLAALFILAGGLSILETSANPYIIAMGPEESGTRRLNLAQSFNPIGSIVGVLLSKVFILSQLNAASAEERAGMSPEELQSVQAEELSAVMGPYVGVAVLLLLLWLVIAFTKMPKASDANDKVELLPTLKRLVKNPNYVWGVVAQFFYVGAQIGVWSFTIRYVMLELQIDEDSAATYYLAALVLFTLSRFVCTALMKVISPGNLLALLSVLAVLCTFVVVISGGYVGVYALVAISACMSLMFPTIYGLAVRGLGDDTKLGGSGLIMAILGGAVLTSVQGQVSDMTGSIHLAYLVPMFCFVVVAVYGRLSRRNAKQEAATSSVAEEV; the protein is encoded by the coding sequence ATGAGCAACCAACCTAAAACCCCTATACTTCCTTTTGTTCTGATTACCAGTTTGTTTCTGATGTGGGGACTGGCCAACAATATGACAGATACCCTGCTGGCAGCTTTTAAAAGGATTATGAGCATGTCTGATTTTCAGACCAGCTGGATTCAAATAGCCTTTTATGGTTCTTATTTTTGTCTGGCACTTCCGGCAGCTTTAATTATTAAAAGGTTTACTTATAAGAGTGGAGTGCTCCTTGGCCTTGGTCTTTTTATAGGCGGCTCGCTACTCTTTTACCCGGCTAGCCAGACAATGGTATACGGACATTTTCTGGCGGCGCTCTTTATTCTGGCTGGTGGACTTTCCATACTGGAAACTTCTGCCAACCCCTATATTATTGCCATGGGACCAGAAGAGAGTGGCACCCGCCGACTTAACCTGGCGCAATCATTCAACCCTATAGGTTCTATCGTTGGCGTATTACTGAGTAAAGTGTTCATCCTCTCCCAACTGAACGCTGCCAGTGCTGAGGAGCGTGCCGGTATGTCTCCCGAAGAGCTACAGTCTGTTCAAGCAGAAGAGTTGAGTGCCGTAATGGGGCCTTATGTAGGAGTAGCCGTACTATTGCTGTTGCTGTGGCTGGTAATTGCTTTTACTAAAATGCCTAAGGCATCTGACGCTAATGACAAGGTAGAGCTATTGCCTACGCTGAAAAGGTTAGTGAAAAACCCTAACTATGTATGGGGCGTAGTGGCGCAGTTTTTCTATGTGGGAGCTCAGATTGGCGTATGGTCATTTACAATACGCTATGTCATGCTGGAGCTACAGATAGATGAAGATTCTGCAGCTACCTATTATCTCGCTGCTTTGGTTCTCTTTACGCTTAGTCGTTTTGTATGTACAGCCTTAATGAAGGTGATCTCTCCCGGTAACTTATTAGCATTATTGTCGGTGCTGGCAGTCTTATGTACTTTTGTTGTAGTGATCTCCGGAGGTTATGTGGGGGTATACGCTCTGGTAGCCATTTCTGCTTGTATGTCGCTTATGTTCCCGACCATTTATGGTTTGGCGGTAAGAGGCCTTGGCGATGATACCAAACTTGGTGGTTCGGGTCTTATTATGGCAATACTAGGAGGAGCGGTGCTTACCTCTGTGCAGGGGCAGGTATCTGATATGACGGGCAGCATCCATCTGGCGTATCTGGTGCCTATGTTTTGTTTTGTGGTGGTTGCTGTCTATGGCCGACTATCCAGAAGAAACGCTAAACAGGAGGCTGCAACGAGCAGCGTAGCAGAGGAGGTATAA
- a CDS encoding serine hydrolase domain-containing protein, producing the protein MKTNLLFLFFMCLAFIGAAQTQSIQKSAPLKVAPPASVGMSAERLERIDEMCRQAIAQNEVPGIVALVARKGKIVYHKAFGTANASGEKLEKDDIFRIASQTKAITATAVMMLWEEGRFRLDDPISKFIPEFKNPQVLNRFQYSDTSFTTEPAKREITIRHLLTHTSGLGYGVIDGDERFKMMYEKAGVVDLFTTKDISIEESVKRLVKLPLHHHPGEAYVYSEGLDVLGYFVEIVSGMPFDKFLRERLFNPLGMDDTWFYLPQSKAKRLVAIQTPEGNEWKNYPTTFYEPEYPVKGAKRFFSGGAGLSSTAKDYATFLQMYLNGGELNGTRILSRTTIKTIMSNQIGQLWEGNDRYYGLVFGVLNHKGEATGGRGSVGTFDWGGYFNTQYFADPEEELIGIIMKQTRKTVSDQTGWRFRQLVGQSVDD; encoded by the coding sequence ATGAAAACTAACCTTCTCTTTCTGTTTTTTATGTGCCTTGCTTTTATAGGGGCAGCTCAAACTCAATCTATACAAAAGTCTGCTCCTCTAAAAGTTGCGCCTCCTGCCTCAGTAGGCATGTCTGCCGAACGACTGGAGCGAATTGATGAAATGTGCAGGCAGGCTATAGCCCAGAATGAGGTGCCCGGCATAGTAGCTCTGGTAGCTCGCAAAGGTAAAATTGTATACCATAAAGCTTTTGGAACCGCAAATGCTTCAGGAGAGAAGCTGGAAAAAGATGATATTTTCCGTATTGCATCACAGACCAAAGCTATTACCGCTACTGCCGTAATGATGCTATGGGAAGAGGGCCGCTTCAGACTAGACGACCCCATTTCAAAATTCATCCCTGAGTTTAAAAATCCTCAGGTATTAAACCGTTTTCAGTATAGCGACACATCATTTACTACCGAGCCCGCTAAACGAGAGATAACAATCAGACACCTGCTTACCCACACTTCTGGCTTAGGCTATGGAGTAATAGATGGCGATGAGCGCTTTAAAATGATGTATGAAAAGGCCGGTGTAGTAGACCTGTTTACTACTAAAGACATCAGCATAGAAGAAAGCGTTAAGCGTCTGGTCAAGCTCCCCTTGCATCATCATCCCGGAGAGGCTTACGTATACAGCGAAGGATTGGATGTGCTGGGCTATTTTGTTGAAATAGTATCAGGAATGCCTTTTGATAAGTTTCTGCGAGAGCGATTGTTCAACCCATTAGGTATGGATGACACCTGGTTTTACCTGCCACAAAGCAAAGCGAAGCGCTTAGTAGCCATACAAACACCTGAAGGCAATGAGTGGAAGAACTATCCTACTACCTTTTACGAACCTGAATACCCAGTTAAAGGAGCCAAGAGGTTTTTTTCAGGAGGCGCTGGCTTAAGCAGCACGGCAAAAGACTATGCCACATTCCTGCAAATGTATCTGAATGGTGGAGAGCTTAATGGCACACGCATCCTAAGTCGCACAACCATCAAGACAATTATGTCTAACCAGATCGGACAGCTTTGGGAAGGCAACGATCGCTACTACGGGCTGGTATTTGGCGTACTAAATCACAAAGGTGAAGCCACAGGAGGGAGAGGTAGTGTGGGCACATTTGACTGGGGAGGCTATTTTAATACCCAATATTTTGCCGACCCGGAAGAGGAGCTGATAGGCATAATTATGAAGCAAACCCGCAAGACCGTATCTGACCAGACTGGCTGGAGGTTCAGGCAGCTCGTAGGCCAGTCCGTTGATGATTAA
- a CDS encoding calcium/sodium antiporter: MLNEILLIVLSLVLLYFGASWLISGASSIAIRLGISPLIIGLTIVALGTSMPELLVSIKAALQGNGGISVGNVVGSNIFNIGIILGLSAMCYPIVVHAAILRTDIPLMLFSALLFLLFFIDAQISRWEGSIFLLISVAYTYFNVKKAREAKAAVKEEFAVALPIKQAYWLVDVLLIILGLSVLLFGSDLLVQYSVNLARRFGISDAVIGLTIVAAGTSMPELATSVVAAIKKQPDIALGNVVGSNIYNILIILGASSLITPLYASGIALSDGLLMLGLSALLVPLVRTGFVLQRWEGGLLFAIYLAYMFYLLWFNIMA, encoded by the coding sequence ATGCTAAATGAAATTTTGTTGATTGTACTCTCGCTGGTACTGCTGTATTTTGGGGCCAGCTGGCTTATTAGTGGCGCTAGCTCTATAGCCATCAGGCTAGGCATTAGTCCTCTGATTATCGGGCTGACCATAGTGGCCCTGGGAACCAGTATGCCTGAGCTTCTGGTAAGCATCAAAGCTGCGTTGCAGGGCAATGGAGGCATCTCAGTTGGCAATGTAGTAGGGTCTAATATTTTTAATATTGGAATTATACTTGGCCTTTCTGCCATGTGCTATCCTATAGTGGTGCACGCTGCCATTCTACGTACCGACATACCCCTTATGCTGTTTTCCGCTTTGCTCTTTCTTCTCTTTTTCATAGATGCTCAAATCAGCCGATGGGAAGGCAGTATTTTTCTCCTTATCAGTGTGGCTTACACATATTTTAATGTAAAAAAAGCCCGTGAGGCTAAAGCTGCCGTAAAAGAGGAGTTTGCAGTAGCCTTACCTATAAAACAAGCTTACTGGCTAGTAGATGTATTGCTAATAATACTAGGCCTTTCTGTTCTTCTTTTTGGCTCAGACCTATTGGTTCAGTATTCTGTAAACCTGGCCCGAAGGTTTGGAATAAGTGATGCAGTTATTGGCTTAACAATCGTAGCAGCAGGCACCAGCATGCCAGAGCTGGCAACATCTGTAGTTGCCGCTATCAAAAAACAGCCTGATATTGCTTTAGGTAATGTGGTCGGCTCTAATATTTACAATATTCTGATCATACTGGGTGCTTCTTCTCTGATTACTCCATTGTACGCCTCCGGCATAGCTCTTAGCGATGGTCTGCTTATGCTAGGCCTGTCTGCCCTGCTGGTACCACTGGTTCGTACTGGCTTTGTATTACAGCGCTGGGAAGGGGGGTTATTGTTTGCCATCTACCTCGCCTACATGTTTTACCTTTTGTGGTTTAATATAATGGCCTAA
- a CDS encoding DUF202 domain-containing protein, with amino-acid sequence MEEKKELILRDLLAVERTKLANERTFLAYFRTAVALFGAGLGIVELDYFKEYTTLGFVLLLAAVLTLVVGIIRIIQVKKVIEKSQK; translated from the coding sequence ATGGAAGAAAAAAAAGAACTTATTCTCAGAGATTTACTGGCTGTTGAAAGAACAAAGCTGGCCAACGAAAGAACCTTTTTAGCCTATTTCAGGACAGCTGTCGCCCTTTTTGGGGCTGGATTGGGCATAGTAGAGCTGGATTATTTTAAAGAATACACTACTCTTGGTTTTGTACTACTGCTGGCGGCGGTTCTTACTCTTGTGGTGGGTATTATCCGCATTATACAGGTAAAAAAAGTGATTGAAAAGTCGCAAAAGTAA
- a CDS encoding LacI family DNA-binding transcriptional regulator yields the protein MRKYQSTVDIAKALGLSASTVSRALNDHYSISAKTKKRVLDYAQEIGFKKNLNASRLHQHKTFTLGILMPEVVSHTFSRLAQGINDILEPEGYDMLIMNASEQYEKELHMLDYLISSRVDGIIYAPTHQTKDYNHLQIVFKNQIPFVNVDRGIVGIDCHQILLDDQKGAYQATQHLIDIGCRRIAHIAGPKEALNSHNRQKGYEQCLRANGLSPEASLISYSDFCLRNSAESVKQVFSQATLPEGIFAVNDEMAMGCIDMAIQKGIKIPDELAIIGFDNAAYGPFFRPSISTVKSPIREMGQMAARLCLRQINNYDAHTPQTQLLSPELIIRETSRRGYPKHYA from the coding sequence ATGCGTAAATACCAAAGCACTGTAGATATTGCCAAAGCACTGGGTCTTTCTGCCTCCACTGTATCGCGAGCTTTGAACGACCACTACTCTATTAGTGCTAAAACTAAAAAAAGAGTGCTGGATTACGCACAGGAGATTGGCTTCAAAAAAAACCTGAATGCTTCTCGTCTTCACCAGCACAAAACTTTTACCCTGGGCATACTAATGCCGGAGGTAGTAAGCCATACTTTTTCGCGGCTGGCTCAGGGAATCAACGATATCCTGGAACCTGAAGGCTATGATATGCTTATCATGAATGCCTCCGAGCAGTATGAGAAAGAACTGCATATGCTGGACTACCTTATTTCCAGTCGTGTAGATGGAATTATTTATGCCCCTACACATCAGACAAAAGATTACAATCACCTACAGATCGTTTTTAAAAATCAGATCCCCTTTGTTAATGTAGACCGGGGGATTGTAGGCATAGACTGCCATCAGATTCTTCTGGATGACCAAAAAGGCGCGTACCAGGCTACCCAGCACCTTATAGACATAGGCTGCCGCCGCATTGCCCATATCGCCGGTCCTAAAGAAGCCCTGAACTCTCATAACCGTCAGAAAGGATATGAGCAGTGCTTACGGGCTAATGGCCTTAGCCCGGAGGCCTCGCTTATCAGCTACTCCGACTTTTGCCTCCGCAATAGTGCTGAATCAGTAAAGCAAGTATTTTCGCAGGCTACATTACCCGAAGGTATTTTTGCTGTAAATGATGAAATGGCGATGGGCTGTATAGATATGGCTATTCAAAAAGGAATAAAAATACCTGATGAGCTTGCCATTATCGGCTTTGATAATGCTGCGTATGGCCCCTTCTTTCGTCCATCTATCTCTACTGTAAAAAGCCCAATACGTGAAATGGGCCAGATGGCTGCCCGGCTTTGTCTCCGGCAAATTAACAACTACGATGCCCACACTCCTCAAACCCAACTACTAAGTCCTGAGCTTATCATCAGAGAAACCAGCCGCCGAGGCTATCCTAAGCATTATGCCTAA
- a CDS encoding solute:sodium symporter family transporter, protein MQIILSFVGFTAFVAFYSWFKLRKDSLSSRDGYFLGGRSLTGIVIAGSMLLTNISTEHLIGLNGSSYKNGFIIIAWEVTSALALIVAAIYFIPTYLKMGLTTIPQYLESRFDSATRTLVAFFLMVSFVVTLLPIVLFTGAINLESIFNVSEVLEVSKNEGLWITVVVIGLIGSCYAIFGGLKAVAYSDTINGIGLFIGGLLVPILALWDIGEGNLLNGLNKVYEHSPEKFNVIGAPDSVLPFSTLFTGLVINQLYFWGMNQTIIQRALGARNLVEAQKGLLYTGALKVFVPIIIVLPGVIGYYYFGDAMYDNQDMIYPELVKKVLPLSLVGFFAAVVMGAVLSTFNSVLNSTATIFSVGIYKRLIDKSATDTQLVRAGKISSTVLALVAIMAAPLVASAPEGLYQLLQQLNGIFFIPIASIMIAGLFIPQISAAGAKVALFVGLAFYITTTFILEVDIHFVHIWGIEFLLNLLVMFVVSRIYPNTKICTQPQASGELEVEQWKYTKPFSILLTIIIVGIYIWLGQ, encoded by the coding sequence ATGCAGATTATATTGTCCTTCGTAGGCTTTACGGCCTTCGTAGCATTTTATTCGTGGTTTAAATTACGAAAAGACTCACTCTCCTCACGTGATGGATACTTTTTAGGAGGCCGAAGCCTGACCGGAATTGTCATTGCCGGCTCTATGCTTCTTACCAATATTTCTACAGAGCACCTGATAGGGCTAAATGGCTCTTCTTATAAAAATGGGTTTATCATCATTGCCTGGGAGGTTACCTCCGCTCTGGCACTGATTGTAGCGGCTATTTATTTTATACCAACTTATCTGAAGATGGGGCTGACCACTATACCGCAATATCTGGAGTCGCGCTTTGATAGTGCTACCCGTACACTGGTAGCTTTCTTTCTGATGGTATCATTTGTAGTAACCTTACTGCCTATTGTACTCTTTACCGGTGCTATTAATCTGGAGAGTATCTTCAACGTATCAGAAGTGCTAGAGGTAAGCAAGAACGAGGGACTATGGATAACGGTGGTAGTTATAGGGCTTATCGGCTCCTGCTATGCTATATTCGGTGGGCTCAAAGCTGTAGCCTATTCGGATACAATAAACGGTATAGGTCTGTTTATTGGAGGTTTGCTCGTTCCTATATTAGCTCTTTGGGATATTGGTGAAGGTAATCTTCTCAACGGGCTTAATAAAGTTTATGAGCATAGCCCCGAAAAGTTTAATGTAATTGGAGCGCCAGATTCTGTGCTACCCTTCAGCACACTTTTTACCGGGCTGGTAATCAACCAACTGTACTTTTGGGGAATGAACCAGACCATCATACAAAGAGCTTTAGGTGCCAGAAATCTGGTAGAAGCACAAAAAGGGTTACTTTATACCGGAGCGCTCAAAGTTTTCGTTCCTATTATTATAGTACTGCCCGGCGTAATTGGTTACTACTACTTTGGCGACGCTATGTACGACAATCAGGACATGATATATCCCGAACTGGTAAAGAAGGTGCTCCCTTTAAGCCTGGTCGGATTTTTTGCCGCCGTAGTAATGGGAGCAGTACTCAGCACCTTTAATAGTGTACTCAACAGTACTGCTACCATATTTAGCGTAGGTATATACAAAAGGCTAATTGATAAGAGCGCCACAGATACTCAATTGGTAAGGGCGGGTAAAATTAGTTCTACAGTACTGGCACTGGTAGCCATTATGGCTGCTCCTCTGGTTGCCAGCGCTCCTGAAGGACTGTACCAGCTACTTCAGCAGCTAAATGGTATTTTCTTTATACCTATAGCTTCTATTATGATTGCCGGTTTGTTTATTCCGCAAATATCTGCTGCGGGGGCCAAAGTAGCTCTTTTTGTAGGGCTGGCATTTTATATCACTACCACCTTTATACTGGAAGTTGACATTCATTTTGTACATATCTGGGGGATTGAATTTCTACTAAACCTGCTTGTCATGTTTGTAGTTTCCAGAATATACCCCAACACAAAAATCTGTACCCAGCCTCAGGCTTCTGGTGAGCTGGAGGTTGAACAATGGAAATACACCAAACCTTTTAGCATACTACTTACTATAATTATTGTTGGTATTTACATCTGGCTTGGCCAGTAA